In Eucalyptus grandis isolate ANBG69807.140 chromosome 4, ASM1654582v1, whole genome shotgun sequence, the following proteins share a genomic window:
- the LOC104441325 gene encoding haloacid dehalogenase-like hydrolase domain-containing protein Sgpp, which yields MQSAAFLPRLPQHHSHLCRSDNFLVSHHSTWTCPKWKLAASRIAVTRMSPPASTSHSLSSETSLAALAPLEAILFDIDGTLCDSDPIHYYAFREMLQEVGFNGGIPITEEFFVKKISGMHNEELCHVLFPDWEIQKASKFMEDKEEMFQRLASEKLEPVKGLPKLLKWIEGQGMRRAAVTNAPRPNAELILSLLGLNDFFETLVIGSECERAKPFPHPYLKALEVLGVSEKHAFVFEDSVSGTKAGVAAGMPVVALGTRNPEKLLTEAGAAFVIMDFLDPKLWKALDELEKDAGVTGIKT from the exons ATGCAATCTGCGGCGTTCCTTCCTCGCCTTCCTCAACACCACAGCCACCTCTGCCGCTCAGACAACTTCCTCGTATCACACCACTCGACCTGGACTTGTCCAAAGTGGAAGCTTGCTGCTAGTCGGATTGCTGTCACTAGGATGTCTCCCCCTGCAAGTACTTCTCACTCTTTGTCCAG TGAAACTTCTCTGGCTGCTCTTGCACCGCTGGAAGCAATACTTTTCGACATTGATGGCACACTCTGTGATTCTGATCCCATCCATTACTATGCCTTCCGGGAAATGCTTCAAGAG GTCGGCTTTAACGGGGGCATTCCGATCACCGAGGAGTTCTTTGTCAAGAAAATCAGTGGCATGCACAATGAAGAGCTTTGCCATGTCCTATTTCCTGATTGGGAGATTCAAAAGGCCAGCAAATTCATGGAAGACAAGGAAGAGATGTTCCAAAG ATTGGCATCTGAAAAGTTAGAACCTGTCAAAGGGTTGCCCAAGCTTCTAAAGTGGATTGAAGGCCAGGGCATGAGACGAGCCGCCGTGACGAATGCTCCTCGACCAAATGCCGAGCTCATACTCTCTCTGCTAGGCCTTAATGACTTCTTTGAGACTCTTGTGATCGGAAGTGAATGTGAACGGGCGAAACCCTTTCCACACCCTTACCTGAAGGCCCTGGAAGTGCTTGGAGTGTCTGAAAAGCATGCTTTTGTGTTCGAG GACTCGGTTTCGGGGACAAAAGCTGGAGTTGCAGCAGGAATGCCAGTCGTGGCGTTAGGAACAAGGAATCCGGAGAAATTACTGACAGAAGCCGGGGCTGCCTTCGTCATTATGGATTTTCTCGACCCAAAACTGTGGAAAGCGTTGGACGAGCTGGAGAAGGATGCCGGGGTCACAGGAATCAAAACTTGA
- the LOC104441326 gene encoding dynamin-related protein 1E yields MATMESLIGLVNRIQRACTALGDYGGGDNTFSSLWEALPSVAVVGGQSSGKSSVLESIVGRDFLPRGSGIVTRRPLVLQLHRTEDGAQEYAEFLHLPKRRFSDFALVRKEIQDETDRVTGRTKQISPIPIHLSIYSPNVVNLTLIDLPGLTKVAVEGQPDSVVEDIENMVRSYVEKPSCIILAISPANQDIATSDAIKLAREVDPTGERTFGVLTKLDLMDKGTNALDVLEGRSYRLQQPWVGIVNRSQADINKNVDMIVARRKEREYFATSTDYGHLASKMGSEYLAKLLSKHLESVIRARIPSITSLINKSIDELESEMDHLGRPIAVDAGAQLYTILELCRAFDRIFKEHLDGGRPGGDRIYGVFDNQLPAALRKLPFDRHLSIHNVKKVVSEADGYQPHLIAPEQGYRRLIEGSLNYFRGPAEASVDAVHFVLKELVRKSIGETQELRRFPTLQAEIAAAAGEALERFREDGKKTVIRLVDMESSYLTVEFFRRLPQEMEKGGNPTTTTVDRYTEGHFRRIASNVSSYIGMVSETLKNTIPKAVVYCQVREAKQSLLNYFYTQIGQKEAKQLGLMLDEDPALMEKRQQCAKRLELYKAARDEIDSVSWAR; encoded by the exons ATGGCGACGATGGAGAGCTTGATCGGGCTGGTGAACCGGATCCAGAGGGCCTGCACGGCGCTCGGAGACTACGGCGGCGGGGACAACACCTTCTCCTCGCTCTGGGAGGCGCTCCCgtccgtcgccgtcgtcggcggccag AGTTCCGGGAAATCTTCGGTACTCGAGAGCATTGTGGGCAGGGACTTTCTCCCCCGAGGATCCG GTATTGTGACGAGGCGGCCTTTGGTCCTGCAGCTTCACAGGACGGAAGATGGAGCGCAAGAATATGCTGAGTTCCTTCATCTGCCCAAGAGGAGATTTTCTGATTTCG CCCTCGTCCGGAAGGAAATTCAGGATGAAACTGACCGAGTTACTGGGAGGACAAAGCAGATATCTCCTATTCCAATTCATCTTAGCATATACTCTCCAAACG TTGTCAACTTAACCCTGATTGATTTGCCTGGTTTAACAAAGGTTGCTGTAG AGGGACAGCCTGATTCTGTTGTTGAAGACATTGAAAACATGGTTCGATCATATGTTGAGAAG CCTAGTTGcatcatactagcaatatctcCAGCGAATCAGGATATCGCCACTTCAGATGCGATCAAGCTTGCCAGGGAGGTGGATCCTACAG GTGAACGGACATTTGGAGTCTTGACTAAGCTGGATTTGATGGACAAAGGAACTAATGCTCTGgat GTTCTCGAAGGAAGATCTTACCGGCTGCAGCAGCCTTGGGTTGGTATTGTGAATCGATCACAAGCTGATATCAACAAAAATGTGGATATGATTGTCGCGAGGCGCAAGGAGCGTGAATACTTTGCAACAAGTACTGACTATGGACACTTGGCCAGCAAAATGGGTTCAGAGTATCTTGCAAAGCTCctgtcaaag CACCTGGAGTCTGTGATTAGGGCACGGATACCGAGTATTACATCCTTGATTAATAAGAGCATTGATGAACTTGAATCAGAAATGGATCATCTTGGGAGGCCCATTGCAGTCGATGCTGGG GCTCAATTATACACTATCTTGGAGCTTTGTCGTGCATTTGACAGGATCTTTAAAGAGCATCTGGATGGAGG GCGACCAGGAGGTGATCGTATTTATGGAGTTTTCGATAACCAGCTTCCTGCTGCTTTGAGGAAGCTTCCATTTGATCGACATCTCTCTATTCATAATGTTAAGAAGGTCGTGTCGGAGGCTGATGGTTACCAACCTCACCTGATTGCTCCAGAGCAGGGTTACCGGCGATTAATTGAGGGGTCTCTGAACTACTTTAGAGGCCCAGCTGAAGCCTCGGTGGATGCT GTGcattttgttttaaaagaacTTGTGAGGAAGTCAATAGGTGAAACACAG GAACTTCGGCGGTTCCCAACTCTTCAAGCTGAAATTGCTGCTGCAGCTGGTGAAGCTTTAGAAAGGTTCCGGGAGGACGGCAAGAAGACAGTGATACGTTTAGTGGATATGGAGTCTTCATACTTGACAGTGGAATTCTTTCGTAGACTTCCCCAGGAAATGGAGAAAGGTGGAAATCCCACTACCACAACGGTGGACCGCTACACAGAAGGGCACTTCAGGAGGATAGCTTCCAATGTGTCTTCCTATATTGGCATGGTGTCTGAGACCCTTAAGAACACAATTCCCAAGGCTGTGGTTTATTGTCAAGTTAGAGAGGCCAAGCAGTCTTTGCTAAATTACTTTTACACACAAATAGGACAGAAAGAg GCTAAACAGTTGGGGCTAATGTTGGACGAAGACCCGGCATTAATGGAGAAGAGGCAACAATGTGCCAAGAGGCTCGAACTATACAAGGCAGCACGGGATGAGATCGATTCTGTTTCATGGGCTCGATGA